A window of the Dictyostelium discoideum AX4 chromosome 4 chromosome, whole genome shotgun sequence genome harbors these coding sequences:
- the athl1 gene encoding acid trehalase-like protein 1 → MIINSQEYLQPPQWWNERVEAGNLLSISNGEQEPTNYLMTNVGNGYVAFVIGGESIYVGGVYNGPAINLGDANNLPSHRAGIPNFQNIEISNAQFQYAGLDIENATYTRVYSIPSSPGTIVKQIFYAHQKIRNILVQEIEVDNSNIETDVTLQLSVVGINLTANVDFNILNLTNTQFTGNDYQLYNLTIKVPEVNFMTSVAVTTTTIPQSITIKSGEKKKHHYVTSFLTNIETNDYIEGSLDIYKTTFLLADQLIKSHLDEWNKIWISGIEVGGDSHLQQVVNSSLYYLFSSIRDDWSYGMSPGGLASDGYNGHSFWDTETWMLPPILLLNPKLVRDCLLQYRINNLPGAHEKALSYKSNNYTGFMFPWESAFTGIEVCPTFAPTGILEQHITADIALAIRQYYYLTGDLDWLIDFGYKALKGIAEFWASRVEYDQLNQQYSINTIIPPDEYAVGVNNSVYTNVAVKMTFEWVIEVATLINDTENIPFEHWSSIANGLVILFDEVNQWHPEYQGYNGETIKQADVVLLGFPLMYNMSKEARKNDLIYYEAVTTNSGPAMTYSMHTVAWLELESLENATKQWFRSYNNCNNSPFLVWTETPTGGAVNFATGMGGFLQGLMFGYGGVRIHQGNLDFYPQLPEGTTSLKIRSMNYIGSTFNVGWNQTTITFEMLTFNPSVYLTLLSTEYDNIILNTLDPIYLTFGSKFQIYFNNNN, encoded by the exons atG attaTTAATTCACAAGAATAtttacaaccaccacaatgGTGGAATGAAAGAGTTGAAGCaggtaatttattatcaatttcaaatggtgAACAAGAACCAACTAATTATTTGATGACAAATGTTGGTAATGGATATGTTGCATTTGTAATTGGTGGTGAATCAATATATGTTGGTGGTGTGTATAATGGACCAGCTATAAATTTAGGAGATGCAAATAATTTACCATCTCATAGAGCAGGTATaccaaattttcaaaatattgaaatcaGTAATGCTCAATTTCAATATGCAGGTTTAGATATAGAGAATGCAACCTATACTAGAGTTTATTCAATTCCATCATCACCAGGTACAATTgttaaacaaattttttatgctcatcaaaaaattagaaatattTTAGTACAAGAGATTGAAgttgataatagtaatattgaaACAGATGTCACATTACAATTGAGTGTTGTTGGTATTAATCTTACAGCAAATGttgatttcaatattttaaatttaacaaatacTCAATTCACAGGTAATGATTATCAATTGTATAATCTTACTATTAAAGTGCCAGAAGTTAATTTTATGACATCAGTGGCCGTCACAACTACAACCATACCtcaatcaattacaattaaaagTGGTGAGAAAAAGAAACATCATTATGTCACCTCatttttaacaaatattGAAACAAATGATTATATCGAAGGTAGTTTagatatttataaaacaaCATTTCTTTTAGCTGATCAATTGATCAAGAGTCATTTAGATGAATGGAATAAAATTTGGATATCTGGTATTGAAGTTGGTGGAGATTCACATTTACAACAAGTTGTAAATTCCTcattgtattatttattttcatcaattagAGATGATTGGTCATATGGTATGTCACCAGGTGGTTTAGCATCTGATGGTTATAATGGTCATTCATTTTGGGATACTGAAACTTGGATGCTTCCACCAatacttttattaaatccaAAACTTGTAAGAGATTGTCTTTTACAATATCGTATCAATAATTTACCAGGTGCTCATGAAAAAGCTTTAAgttataaatcaaataattatacTGGTTTTATGTTTCCATGGGAGAGTGCTTTCACTGGAATAGAAGTTTGTCCAACTTTTGCTCCAACT gGTATTTTAGAACAACATATAACAGCAGATATAGCATTAGCAATTagacaatattattatttaacagGTGATTTAGATTggttaattgattttggttaTAAAGCACTTAAAGGTATTGCAGAATTTTGGGCAAGTAGAGTTGAAtatgatcaattaaatcaacaatattCTATCAATACTATTATTCCACCAGATGAATATGCAGTTGGTGTTAATAATTCAGTTTATACAAATGTTGCTGTTAAAATGACATTTGAATGGGTAATTGAGGTAGCAACATTGATTAATGATACAGAGAATATTCCATTTGAACATTGGTCATCAATTGCAAATGGTTTAgtgattttatttgatgaGGTTAATCAATGGCATCCAGAGTATCAAGGTTATAATGGTGAAACTATCAAACAAGCTGATGTGGTTTTATTAGGTTTCCCTTTAATGTATAATATGAGTAAAGAAGCTAGAAagaatgatttaatttattatgaaGCAGTTACAACAAATAGTGGTCCTGCAATGACTTATTCAATGCATACCGTTGCATGGTTAGAATTGGAAAGTCTTGAAAATGCAACTAAACAATGGTTTCGTTcttataataattgtaataactCTCCATTCTTAGTATGGACTGAAACTCCAACTGGTGGAGCTGTTAACTTTGCTACAGGAATGG GTGGATTCCTTCAAGGTCTTATGTTTGGTTATGGTGGAGTTAGAATTCATCAAGGCAATTTGGATTTCTATCCTCAATTACCAGAAGGTACAACAAGTCTTAAAATTAGATCAATGAATTATATAGGATCAACATTCAATGTTGGTTGGAATCAAACTACTATCACTTTTGAAATGTTAACATTTAATCCATCTGTTTATTTAACTTTATTATCAACCGaatatgataatattattttaaatacattGGACCCAATTTATTTAACTTTTGGTAGTAAattccaaatttattttaataataataattaa
- the lsm4 gene encoding LSM domain-containing protein (Similar to like-Sm), translated as MLPLSLLRTGQGHQIMVELKNGETYNGLLVNCDNWMNINLKNVIRTSKDSDKFWKIQSCYIRGNTIKYISVPDEIIDLVAEEEQTLRTTYQQRNDSNRGRGRGDGFAGRGRGDASGRGRGDNSYRGGRGGGNNNSGGGDSSPAGRGRGEYRGSSRGGRGDFRGSSRGGRGGNNNSTA; from the exons ATG tTACCACTTTCATTATTAAGAACAGGTCAAGGTCACCAAATT ATGGTGGAACTTAAGAATGGCGAAACATATAATGGACTTTTAGTAAATTGCGATAATTGGATGaacataaatttaaaaaatgttattaGAACCTCAAAAGACTCTGAtaaattttggaaaattCAATCATGTTATATTAGAGgaaatacaattaaatacATATCGGTTCCTGATGAA ATTATAGATTTAGTAGCAGAAGAAGAACAAACTTTAAGAACTACATATCAACAAAGAAATGATAGTAATAGAGGTAGAGGTAGAGGTGATGGTTTCGCTGGTAGAGGTAGAGGTGATGCATCTGGTAGAGGTAGAGGTGATAATAGTTATAGAGGTGGTAgaggtggtggtaataataatagtggtggtggcgACTCATCACCAGCAGGTAGAGGTAGAGGTGAATATAGAGGAAGTTCAAGAGGTGGTAGAGGAGATTTTAGAGGTAGTTCAAGAGGTGGTAgaggtggtaataataattcaaccgCTTAA